Proteins encoded in a region of the Geobacillus genomosp. 3 genome:
- a CDS encoding type III polyketide synthase, with protein MPVLLSVGTATMPYTAAQDEVKQHVSSLFSGRMARVERLLQAFDNSGIRTRAFVQPLAWYSAPHGFGQKNKVYMDCAVRYSAEAVNDCLRKASPGPVLPEEIDALFCISTTGLSTPSIEARLMNVLPFSPHAIRVPIWGLGCAGGAAGLARAADYCRAFPHAKVLVIAVEFCSLTFQLHDLSKSNVIGTSLFSDGVACVLVAGDEAAPKKGAPFVVAARSVLMPRSEEVMGWDVRDEGLFVIFSKDIPSIVRSWLRPQVEAFLHDNGLTLGDLQYFIAHPGGRKVIEAYEEAFGFGPDQTKAARDVLARYGNMSSATVYFVFDQMTRQPLAPGYGLLVALGPGFSAEMVLLQWREW; from the coding sequence ATGCCGGTTCTTTTATCCGTCGGCACAGCGACGATGCCGTATACGGCCGCCCAAGACGAGGTGAAGCAGCATGTTTCCAGCCTGTTTTCCGGGCGAATGGCGCGCGTCGAGCGGCTTTTGCAAGCGTTTGACAACAGCGGCATCCGCACGCGCGCGTTTGTTCAGCCGCTGGCCTGGTACAGCGCACCGCACGGGTTTGGCCAAAAAAATAAGGTGTATATGGATTGTGCTGTCCGCTACAGCGCTGAGGCGGTCAACGACTGTTTGCGCAAGGCTTCGCCCGGCCCTGTTTTGCCTGAAGAGATCGATGCGCTGTTTTGCATTTCCACGACGGGGCTGTCGACGCCGAGCATCGAGGCGCGGCTGATGAACGTGCTGCCGTTTTCTCCGCATGCCATAAGAGTGCCGATTTGGGGGCTCGGTTGCGCGGGCGGGGCGGCCGGGCTCGCCCGGGCTGCCGACTATTGCCGGGCGTTTCCTCATGCCAAGGTGCTAGTGATCGCCGTTGAGTTTTGCAGTTTAACGTTTCAACTCCATGATTTGTCTAAAAGCAATGTGATCGGTACATCGCTTTTTTCCGATGGTGTGGCGTGCGTGCTTGTCGCCGGAGACGAAGCCGCCCCAAAAAAAGGGGCGCCGTTTGTCGTCGCCGCCCGCTCGGTGCTGATGCCCCGCTCGGAAGAGGTGATGGGCTGGGATGTTCGCGATGAAGGGCTGTTTGTCATCTTTTCAAAAGACATTCCGTCGATTGTTCGCTCCTGGCTGCGCCCGCAAGTAGAGGCATTTTTGCACGATAACGGACTCACGCTTGGCGATCTTCAGTATTTCATCGCCCACCCGGGCGGGAGGAAGGTCATTGAAGCGTATGAGGAGGCGTTCGGATTCGGTCCGGATCAGACAAAAGCTGCCAGAGACGTGCTCGCCCGCTACGGCAATATGTCATCGGCCACCGTGTACTTTGTCTTTGATCAGATGACGCGGCAGCCGCTCGCGCCCGGGTACGGCCTGCTTGTTGCCCTTGGCCCGGGCTTTAGCGCGGAGATGGTGCTGCTTCAATGGAGGGAATGGTGA
- a CDS encoding isoprenylcysteine carboxyl methyltransferase family protein, with protein MVMRFAFMFLAVVLMRLVELRLAKRNERYVKALGAQEFGSRHYPWIVLMHVSFLVSLALEVLRKGARPSRSWPLLFPLFLAVQGLRVWTILSLGRFWNTKILIVPNRPVVKKGPYRWIRHPNYAVVALEIALLPLLFDAHMTALLFSFLNALILFIRISTEEKALTALTDYREAFRLRSRFVPPLRGKRTRIFGDVQATQRQPAGGSRL; from the coding sequence ATGGTGATGCGGTTTGCGTTTATGTTTTTGGCCGTCGTCTTGATGCGCCTAGTGGAACTTCGCCTTGCAAAACGGAACGAACGGTATGTAAAAGCGCTCGGAGCACAAGAATTTGGCAGCCGCCATTATCCTTGGATCGTGTTGATGCATGTGTCGTTTCTTGTCTCGCTCGCTCTCGAGGTGTTGCGAAAAGGCGCGCGTCCATCGCGGAGCTGGCCGCTTTTATTCCCGCTTTTTCTAGCGGTGCAAGGGCTGCGGGTGTGGACGATTTTGTCGCTCGGCCGCTTTTGGAATACGAAAATTTTAATTGTGCCCAACCGCCCCGTTGTAAAAAAAGGGCCGTATCGATGGATCCGCCACCCGAATTACGCTGTTGTCGCGTTGGAGATTGCGCTGTTGCCGCTGTTGTTTGACGCGCATATGACCGCCCTTTTGTTTTCGTTCCTAAATGCTCTCATATTGTTCATCCGCATCTCGACAGAAGAGAAGGCGTTGACTGCCCTCACCGATTACCGTGAGGCGTTTCGGCTGCGGTCACGCTTCGTGCCGCCGCTGCGGGGAAAACGGACGCGCATTTTCGGCGATGTGCAAGCAACGCAAAGGCAGCCGGCAGGCGGAAGCCGACTGTGA
- a CDS encoding b(o/a)3-type cytochrome-c oxidase subunit 1: protein MMQPLEKVDRRDAKLALAHLFVAFTALALGGFAGLLQTLVRSGKFELPAGISYYTILTTHGVLLGLVLTTFFIIGFQFAAVSRTTGALSDGSRRFGWIGFWMMTIGTAMSAFFILTGQAAVLYTFYAPLQAHAGFYIGLALVVVGSWMSGFSMFAHYARWRKAHRGQASPLLTFMSVTNMALWLICTLGVAATVVLQLIPWSLGLTDRVNVLLSRTLFWYFGHPLVYFWLLPAYMVWYAVIPKVIGGKIFSDSLARLAFILFLLFSIPVGFHHQLLEPGISPFWKYVQVVLTFMVIIPSLMTAFSMFATFESYGRSQGATGLFGWWRKLPWGDARFFAPFVGMLFFIPAGTGGIINASHQLNQVVHNTIWVTGHFHLTVATTVVLTFFGASYWLIPHLTGRVMTKAMNRLAIIQTIVWAVGMTFMSGSMHFAGLLGAPRRSAFSTYGNSPQALEWIPYQIAQAVGGTILFIGIILILVIVINLAFFAPKGETEFPVAEAAAPQERAALAFENWKLWIGLVVALILIAYTVPLIDIIQNAPPGSKGYKLW, encoded by the coding sequence ATGATGCAACCGTTGGAAAAAGTCGATCGCCGCGACGCCAAACTGGCGCTGGCGCATTTATTTGTCGCCTTTACTGCTCTCGCGTTGGGCGGCTTCGCCGGCCTTTTGCAAACATTGGTTCGCTCCGGCAAATTTGAATTGCCGGCCGGCATCAGCTACTACACGATTTTAACGACGCACGGCGTCTTGCTTGGGCTTGTGCTGACAACGTTTTTCATTATCGGCTTCCAGTTTGCCGCCGTCAGCCGCACGACCGGAGCGCTCTCGGACGGTTCGCGCCGGTTCGGTTGGATCGGTTTTTGGATGATGACGATCGGAACGGCCATGAGCGCCTTTTTCATCCTCACTGGGCAGGCAGCGGTACTGTATACGTTTTATGCGCCGCTGCAAGCGCATGCCGGCTTTTACATCGGCTTGGCGCTCGTTGTCGTCGGCAGCTGGATGAGCGGTTTTTCAATGTTTGCCCATTATGCTCGCTGGCGGAAAGCGCACCGCGGCCAGGCGAGCCCGCTATTGACATTTATGTCGGTCACGAACATGGCGCTGTGGCTTATTTGTACGCTCGGCGTTGCTGCGACTGTCGTCTTGCAGCTCATTCCTTGGTCGCTCGGGCTCACTGACCGCGTGAACGTGCTGTTGAGCCGGACGCTGTTTTGGTATTTCGGCCATCCGCTCGTTTACTTCTGGCTGCTGCCGGCGTATATGGTCTGGTATGCTGTCATTCCGAAAGTAATCGGGGGCAAAATTTTCTCCGATTCGCTCGCGCGGTTGGCGTTTATCTTGTTTTTGCTGTTTTCGATTCCGGTCGGCTTCCACCACCAATTGCTTGAACCGGGGATTTCGCCATTTTGGAAATACGTGCAAGTCGTCTTGACGTTTATGGTCATCATCCCGTCGCTCATGACCGCGTTCTCCATGTTTGCGACGTTTGAATCGTACGGCCGCTCGCAAGGGGCAACCGGCCTGTTCGGTTGGTGGCGGAAACTGCCGTGGGGAGATGCCCGCTTTTTCGCGCCGTTTGTCGGAATGCTGTTTTTCATTCCGGCCGGCACAGGCGGAATCATTAACGCTTCGCACCAACTCAACCAGGTCGTTCATAACACGATTTGGGTGACCGGCCACTTCCATCTGACAGTGGCTACCACCGTTGTCTTAACATTTTTCGGCGCATCGTATTGGCTCATCCCGCATTTGACCGGCCGGGTGATGACGAAAGCGATGAACCGGCTTGCCATCATCCAAACGATCGTGTGGGCGGTCGGGATGACATTTATGTCCGGCTCGATGCACTTTGCCGGCTTGCTCGGGGCGCCGCGGCGCTCGGCGTTCTCCACATACGGCAACTCGCCGCAGGCGCTTGAATGGATCCCGTACCAAATCGCCCAGGCGGTCGGCGGCACCATTTTGTTCATCGGCATTATTTTGATTCTCGTCATCGTCATTAACCTGGCGTTTTTCGCTCCGAAAGGCGAAACCGAATTCCCGGTCGCCGAAGCGGCCGCTCCGCAGGAACGGGCAGCGTTGGCGTTCGAAAACTGGAAGCTGTGGATCGGCCTTGTTGTTGCGCTTATTTTGATCGCGTATACCGTACCGCTTATTGACATTATCCAAAACGCCCCGCCGGGGTCAAAAGGATATAAATTATGGTAA
- a CDS encoding cytochrome c oxidase subunit 2A → MAKPEWTKPTAVTRQTKKEKEPALGGTLASVFLLGFFIIFAWVSVYFLFLHRM, encoded by the coding sequence ATGGCAAAACCGGAGTGGACAAAACCGACGGCAGTGACCCGGCAAACGAAAAAAGAGAAAGAGCCGGCGCTTGGCGGTACGCTGGCATCCGTGTTTTTGCTCGGCTTTTTCATCATTTTCGCCTGGGTCAGCGTCTACTTTTTATTTTTGCACCGCATGTAA
- a CDS encoding ATP-dependent DNA helicase, with translation MSHERYPFVLEKNENFFDKLGQWIGDVFYDILPEAGFELRDEQIYMAFQLERAFREKKVIFAEAGVGTGKTIVYLLYAICYARYTGKPAIIACADETLIEQLVKKEGDIAKLSDILGLHIDVRLAKSPDQYLCLNKLEEVTTYDDEDIELYERIFDELPGFVHDSKPMQSFYRYGDRKEYAHLSDEQWKKIAWDPFQDCFTCEKRHRCGQTLWRDYYRKAADLIVCSHDFYMEHVWTYEARKREGQLPLLPEASCVVFDEGHLLEFAAQKALTYRMKETTLEMLLTRLLENDIREELAYLIEETLETSGRFFTELKTCAKTIPGSNRREISPSPELERWSKQLRDQIVRIGNELVFESETYTIDHYQLNIVDEYLDQIHYLLDLFLTSADAIAWLESSRQEATLVVMPRTVQEVLREKVFAKRMPFIFSSATLSNGKSFQYMAESLGIDDYLSFSVPSPFDYDEQMTIYMPTFRAGETLFAEKYAYALTKLRETGGRALILFPTREELLQFKEAASGEPFSFLFEGDREISDLVAEFQRDEETVLCSEHLWEGLDIPGPSLSNVIIWSLPYPPNDPVFQSKRRAYRDPFWDVDVPYMLLRLRQGIGRLIRTRDDRGIVSILITDREDRQVIAAIKDVLPTSVREE, from the coding sequence ATGAGCCATGAACGTTATCCGTTTGTATTAGAAAAAAACGAAAACTTTTTTGATAAGCTCGGCCAATGGATCGGCGATGTCTTTTACGATATTTTGCCGGAGGCCGGCTTTGAGCTGCGTGATGAGCAAATTTATATGGCGTTCCAACTCGAGCGCGCGTTTCGCGAGAAAAAGGTGATCTTTGCGGAAGCCGGAGTCGGTACAGGAAAAACGATCGTCTACTTGCTGTATGCGATTTGTTACGCCCGCTACACCGGCAAGCCGGCCATCATCGCCTGCGCCGATGAGACGCTGATCGAGCAACTCGTCAAAAAAGAAGGGGATATCGCCAAATTGTCCGATATCCTCGGACTGCATATCGACGTTCGGCTTGCCAAATCGCCGGATCAATATTTATGTTTAAATAAGCTCGAGGAAGTGACGACATATGATGACGAGGATATCGAATTATACGAGCGGATTTTTGATGAGCTTCCGGGATTCGTTCATGACAGCAAACCGATGCAGTCATTTTACCGCTATGGCGATCGGAAAGAATACGCCCATTTGAGCGATGAGCAGTGGAAAAAAATCGCCTGGGATCCGTTTCAAGATTGTTTTACATGTGAAAAGCGGCATCGTTGCGGCCAGACGCTTTGGCGCGACTACTACCGGAAGGCGGCCGATTTGATCGTTTGTTCGCACGACTTTTATATGGAGCATGTATGGACGTATGAAGCGCGCAAGCGGGAAGGGCAGCTGCCGCTTTTGCCGGAGGCGAGCTGCGTCGTGTTTGACGAAGGGCATTTGCTTGAGTTTGCCGCCCAAAAGGCGCTCACATATCGGATGAAAGAGACGACGCTCGAGATGTTGCTGACAAGGCTTCTTGAAAACGACATCCGCGAAGAGCTCGCCTACTTAATTGAAGAAACACTCGAGACGAGCGGGCGCTTTTTTACGGAATTAAAAACATGCGCGAAAACTATCCCTGGCTCGAACCGGAGAGAAATTTCGCCGTCGCCGGAGCTTGAGCGGTGGTCGAAGCAGCTGCGCGACCAAATCGTTAGAATCGGCAATGAGCTCGTGTTTGAAAGTGAGACGTATACGATTGACCATTACCAACTCAATATTGTTGACGAATACTTGGACCAAATTCACTATTTGCTCGACTTGTTTTTGACAAGCGCCGATGCCATTGCGTGGCTCGAGTCGTCGCGCCAGGAGGCGACGCTTGTCGTCATGCCGCGGACGGTGCAAGAAGTGTTGCGTGAAAAAGTGTTTGCGAAGCGCATGCCGTTTATCTTCTCATCAGCCACGTTGTCGAACGGAAAGTCGTTTCAATATATGGCTGAAAGTTTAGGCATTGATGACTATTTGTCGTTCAGCGTGCCGTCGCCGTTTGATTACGATGAGCAAATGACGATTTATATGCCGACGTTCCGGGCCGGCGAGACGCTGTTTGCCGAGAAATACGCCTATGCGCTTACGAAGCTGCGTGAAACAGGCGGACGGGCGCTCATTTTGTTTCCGACGCGCGAGGAGCTGCTTCAATTTAAAGAAGCGGCGTCCGGCGAACCGTTTTCGTTCTTGTTTGAGGGAGACCGTGAAATTAGCGATTTAGTCGCTGAGTTTCAGCGCGATGAGGAGACCGTGCTTTGTTCGGAACATTTATGGGAAGGGCTTGACATCCCAGGGCCGTCATTGTCAAACGTCATCATTTGGTCACTTCCGTATCCGCCGAACGATCCGGTGTTTCAGTCGAAACGGAGGGCATACCGCGATCCGTTTTGGGACGTCGATGTTCCGTATATGCTTCTCCGCCTCCGCCAAGGGATCGGTCGGCTCATCCGCACGCGCGATGACCGCGGCATCGTCTCCATTTTGATCACCGATCGGGAGGACAGGCAGGTGATCGCTGCGATCAAAGACGTCTTACCGACGTCCGTGAGGGAAGAATAA
- a CDS encoding CotD family spore coat protein: MHCPPYVTAPIVHPPQCCVKHHFQATVVPHIHPSHTTHVYHQLYEHRHYFPHTESAVARAANRHLYCPGPMPPFPAGY, encoded by the coding sequence ATGCATTGCCCACCATACGTGACGGCGCCGATCGTCCACCCGCCTCAATGCTGTGTCAAACATCATTTCCAGGCAACGGTTGTGCCGCATATCCATCCGTCGCATACAACGCACGTTTATCATCAACTGTATGAACATCGTCATTACTTCCCGCACACGGAATCGGCCGTTGCTCGGGCTGCCAACCGTCACTTGTATTGTCCGGGGCCGATGCCGCCGTTTCCAGCTGGATATTAG
- a CDS encoding cytochrome c oxidase subunit II gives MHIHKYEKIWLTFGIGCLIVFLTVVGVSAFAAGQQPPSCLTTIDPEKVDTTPPFDQPGLVKKGDNEYELNIVVAAFSFTPNAIEIPKGAKVTINVTSKDVIHGFQIPGTNVNMMVEPGYVNSLTTTFDEPGEYTILCNEYCGAGHHMMTARIKVVE, from the coding sequence ATGCACATTCATAAGTACGAAAAAATTTGGTTGACGTTTGGCATCGGCTGTCTCATTGTCTTTTTAACCGTCGTCGGTGTGAGCGCTTTCGCCGCCGGACAGCAGCCGCCAAGCTGCTTGACGACGATCGATCCGGAAAAAGTCGATACGACACCGCCGTTCGATCAGCCGGGTCTTGTCAAAAAAGGAGATAACGAATACGAACTGAACATCGTCGTCGCTGCCTTTTCCTTTACGCCAAATGCCATTGAAATTCCAAAAGGAGCGAAAGTGACGATTAACGTCACCTCAAAGGACGTTATCCACGGATTTCAAATTCCGGGAACAAACGTGAATATGATGGTTGAACCCGGCTATGTCAACAGTTTGACGACTACATTTGATGAACCGGGCGAATACACGATTCTTTGCAATGAATATTGCGGCGCCGGCCACCATATGATGACGGCGCGCATTAAGGTGGTGGAGTAA
- a CDS encoding THUMP domain-containing class I SAM-dependent RNA methyltransferase, with amino-acid sequence MKSFSIIATAAMGLESVVAEEVRRLGYECQVENGKVTFEGDALAICRANLWLRTADRVKLKIGEFRATTFEELFEQTKALPWADYLPKDAAFPVIGKSVKSTLFSVSDCQAIVKKAVVESLNERYRLSWFPETGPLCRIEVALHKDIATLTIDASGTGLHKRGYRARQGEAPLRETLAAALVLLTNWTPNRPFVDPFCGSGTIAIEAALIGQNIAPGFNRDFVSEQWPWIGEEVWDEARQEVEDMARYDEPLDICGIDLDPQMVEIAKVNAAEAGLADLLSFQTGRAEQFRTDKLYGVIVGNPPYGERLGEQREVEALYRAIGRTFAALDTWSVYMLTAHRGFETHYGRPATKRRKLFNGFIETHYYQYWGPRPPREARS; translated from the coding sequence ATGAAGTCCTTTTCAATCATCGCCACGGCGGCGATGGGACTCGAGTCGGTCGTGGCCGAGGAAGTGCGCCGGCTCGGCTACGAATGCCAAGTGGAGAACGGCAAAGTGACATTTGAAGGAGATGCGCTCGCCATTTGCCGCGCCAACCTTTGGCTGCGTACCGCTGACCGGGTGAAGCTCAAAATCGGCGAGTTTCGGGCGACGACGTTTGAGGAGTTGTTTGAGCAGACGAAGGCGCTGCCATGGGCCGATTATTTGCCGAAAGATGCCGCGTTTCCGGTAATCGGGAAATCGGTCAAGTCAACGCTGTTTAGCGTCTCTGACTGCCAAGCCATCGTCAAAAAGGCGGTTGTGGAAAGTTTAAACGAGCGCTACCGGCTGTCATGGTTTCCGGAAACAGGGCCGCTCTGCCGCATTGAAGTGGCGCTCCATAAAGATATCGCTACTTTAACGATCGATGCGAGCGGCACCGGGCTGCACAAGCGTGGCTACCGCGCCCGTCAAGGGGAAGCGCCGCTAAGAGAGACGCTTGCGGCTGCCTTAGTGCTGCTCACGAACTGGACGCCCAATCGCCCGTTTGTTGATCCGTTTTGCGGTTCAGGGACGATCGCCATCGAAGCGGCGCTCATTGGCCAAAACATTGCCCCCGGGTTTAACCGCGATTTCGTTTCCGAACAATGGCCGTGGATTGGGGAAGAGGTGTGGGATGAAGCGCGCCAAGAAGTGGAAGATATGGCGCGCTATGATGAGCCGCTCGATATTTGCGGAATTGACCTTGATCCACAGATGGTGGAAATCGCCAAGGTAAACGCGGCTGAAGCCGGGTTGGCTGATCTTCTTTCTTTTCAAACAGGGCGGGCGGAACAGTTTCGGACAGATAAATTGTACGGAGTGATTGTCGGCAACCCGCCATACGGTGAACGGCTCGGCGAACAGCGGGAAGTCGAAGCGCTCTACCGCGCCATCGGCCGCACTTTCGCCGCCTTAGACACATGGTCGGTGTACATGTTAACCGCCCATCGTGGTTTTGAAACGCATTACGGGCGCCCCGCAACCAAGCGGCGCAAGTTGTTTAATGGCTTTATTGAGACGCATTACTATCAATATTGGGGGCCGCGGCCGCCGCGCGAGGCTAGAAGTTGA
- the gpsB gene encoding cell division regulator GpsB: MSANQVKLTPKDILEKEFKVNMRGYNQDEVDQFLDIVIKDYEAFQQEIDELRQENIRLRRQVEELQKRPATSAGTTNYDILQRLSNLEKHVFGRKLYE, translated from the coding sequence ATGTCGGCCAATCAGGTGAAACTGACACCGAAAGACATTTTGGAAAAGGAATTTAAAGTAAACATGCGGGGGTATAACCAAGACGAAGTAGATCAATTTTTGGACATCGTCATTAAAGATTACGAGGCGTTCCAACAAGAAATTGACGAGCTGCGTCAAGAAAATATCCGGCTGAGGCGGCAAGTGGAAGAGTTGCAAAAGCGGCCGGCCACATCGGCGGGGACGACGAACTACGATATTTTGCAACGCCTCTCCAATTTGGAAAAACACGTGTTCGGTCGCAAGCTGTATGAATAG
- a CDS encoding ribonuclease H-like domain-containing protein — protein sequence MKPKLSQWKELLAARHKRKAADEQNEAEPDERVGTDVPFVEVWREYGVEPYWFAGDYCLIRETVYPLDHGHGRYRLGALHDVHRRWQEAPFSHPLSCRGFAIGDLFFFDTETMGLSSGAGTVMFLLGHARVLGDRIIVRQHLLPHPGAEVALYQSFLSDVNYTTLVTYNGKAFDWPRLKTRHALVRDMVPKLPAFGHFDLYHAARRLWKDKLDSLRLAEVERHILHIERDGDVPGFLAPMIYQAFLQTPHPDRIMPVLRHNEHDVLSLIVLYIHLSIQLLEAGQLPDPREQLAAARWLEAVGETAAAAGVYEQAGSKEAKEAREAKWQLSLLHRREKRYEEAVAIWRDLFDHGSGFWKMKAGLELAKAYEHHFRDAAEAHRYAAMAYEAWRSLAKASRQSVEKDEQEWRKRLERLARKKKGVEK from the coding sequence ATGAAACCGAAGCTATCGCAATGGAAAGAGCTGCTTGCCGCCCGGCATAAAAGGAAGGCGGCGGATGAACAGAACGAAGCGGAACCGGACGAACGCGTGGGGACGGACGTGCCGTTTGTAGAGGTTTGGCGGGAATACGGGGTGGAGCCGTATTGGTTTGCCGGCGATTATTGCCTCATTCGGGAGACGGTGTATCCGCTTGATCATGGGCACGGCCGCTACCGGCTCGGGGCGTTGCATGATGTACATCGGCGCTGGCAGGAGGCGCCATTTTCCCACCCGCTCTCGTGCCGCGGGTTTGCCATTGGCGACTTATTCTTTTTTGACACCGAAACGATGGGGCTTTCAAGCGGAGCGGGAACCGTCATGTTTCTGCTCGGCCACGCCCGCGTCCTCGGCGACCGCATCATTGTCCGCCAACACCTTTTGCCGCACCCGGGGGCAGAGGTGGCGCTATATCAAAGCTTTCTATCGGATGTCAACTATACGACTCTCGTCACTTATAATGGGAAGGCGTTCGACTGGCCGCGGCTGAAAACGCGCCATGCCCTTGTCCGCGATATGGTGCCGAAGCTGCCGGCGTTTGGTCATTTTGACTTGTATCACGCCGCTCGCCGCTTATGGAAGGATAAACTCGACTCGCTTCGCCTAGCGGAGGTGGAACGGCATATTCTGCACATTGAGCGTGATGGTGATGTGCCCGGTTTTTTGGCGCCGATGATATATCAGGCGTTTTTGCAAACGCCTCATCCGGATCGGATCATGCCGGTATTGCGCCATAACGAACATGATGTGTTGTCGCTCATTGTGCTCTACATCCACTTATCCATTCAGCTGCTTGAAGCGGGGCAGCTCCCTGATCCGCGGGAACAGCTGGCCGCCGCCCGTTGGCTCGAAGCCGTCGGGGAAACGGCGGCTGCCGCGGGCGTGTATGAACAGGCGGGCAGCAAAGAGGCGAAGGAAGCGCGGGAGGCGAAATGGCAACTGTCGCTTTTGCACCGGAGAGAAAAACGCTATGAAGAGGCGGTTGCCATTTGGCGCGACTTGTTCGATCACGGAAGCGGCTTTTGGAAGATGAAAGCAGGTCTTGAGCTGGCGAAAGCGTATGAGCATCATTTCCGCGATGCGGCCGAAGCGCACCGCTATGCGGCTATGGCGTATGAAGCATGGCGATCGCTCGCCAAGGCGAGCCGGCAAAGTGTAGAAAAAGATGAACAGGAGTGGCGCAAGAGGCTTGAGCGGTTGGCGCGCAAGAAAAAAGGGGTGGAGAAATGA
- a CDS encoding carboxypeptidase M32 has protein sequence MRKRIEAQFLQYVKKMMGYHEAISLMYWDLRTGAPRKGVEQRAEVIGLLSEEVFQMSTSEEMAAFIAKLSAKEVYEQLGEVTQHTLNECQKEYERNKKIPADEYKAYVMLCSKAESVWEEAKAAADFARFRPYLEQIIDFQRRFIGYWGHEGHPYNTLLDQYEPGMTVELLDALFNQLRERIVPLVQAISAAKGRPDTSFLFAPFPKEKQRAFLLELLPELGYDFGKGRLDETVHPFAIGLNPNDVRITTRYDERDFRTAIFGTIHECGHALYEQHISETLVGTPLCGGASMGIHESQSLFFENMIGRHKSFWKRHYPRLAQYAPTQFAGVSLDAFYRAINEAKPSLIRIEADELTYPLHIIIRYEIEKQLFAGEIEAADLPDVWNEKYEQYLGIRPHNDAVGVLQDVHWSGGSFGYFPSYALGYMYAAQFKQALEKELDMARLLEEGNIAPIREWLTEHIHRFGKTKKPLDLVRDATGEPLNAEHLIRYLEEKYQAIYRL, from the coding sequence ATGAGAAAGCGAATCGAAGCACAGTTTTTGCAATACGTCAAAAAAATGATGGGCTACCATGAAGCGATCAGCTTAATGTATTGGGATTTGCGAACCGGGGCTCCGAGAAAAGGGGTGGAGCAGCGTGCCGAAGTGATCGGCCTGTTGTCGGAAGAAGTGTTTCAAATGTCAACGTCAGAGGAGATGGCGGCGTTTATCGCCAAGCTGTCAGCTAAAGAGGTGTATGAACAGCTCGGTGAAGTGACACAGCATACGCTTAATGAATGCCAAAAAGAATACGAGCGGAATAAAAAAATTCCAGCGGATGAGTATAAAGCGTATGTCATGCTTTGCTCAAAGGCGGAAAGCGTCTGGGAAGAGGCGAAAGCGGCCGCCGATTTTGCCCGTTTTCGTCCGTATTTGGAACAAATCATCGACTTTCAGCGCCGCTTTATCGGTTACTGGGGGCATGAAGGGCATCCGTACAATACGCTTCTTGACCAGTATGAGCCGGGCATGACGGTCGAGCTGCTTGACGCGCTGTTCAATCAGTTGCGCGAGCGCATCGTCCCGCTTGTACAGGCCATTTCCGCTGCAAAGGGCAGGCCGGATACGTCGTTTTTGTTTGCGCCGTTCCCGAAGGAAAAGCAGCGTGCCTTTCTTTTGGAACTACTTCCGGAATTGGGCTATGATTTTGGCAAAGGACGGCTTGATGAAACGGTTCACCCGTTTGCAATCGGGCTGAACCCGAACGACGTGCGCATTACGACCCGTTACGATGAGCGCGATTTCCGCACCGCCATCTTCGGAACGATTCATGAGTGCGGCCATGCGCTGTATGAACAACATATTTCCGAAACACTTGTCGGCACGCCGCTTTGCGGCGGGGCATCGATGGGCATTCATGAGTCGCAGTCGCTTTTTTTTGAAAATATGATCGGCCGTCATAAGTCATTTTGGAAACGGCATTACCCGCGCCTGGCGCAATACGCACCAACGCAGTTCGCCGGCGTTTCGCTTGATGCGTTTTACCGGGCGATCAATGAGGCGAAGCCGTCGCTTATTCGGATTGAAGCCGATGAGTTGACCTACCCGCTTCATATTATCATCCGTTATGAAATCGAAAAACAGCTGTTTGCGGGAGAGATCGAAGCGGCGGATTTGCCGGACGTGTGGAATGAGAAATACGAGCAATATCTCGGCATTCGTCCGCATAACGATGCGGTCGGCGTTTTGCAAGATGTTCACTGGTCAGGCGGCAGCTTCGGCTATTTTCCGTCCTATGCGCTCGGCTATATGTACGCGGCGCAATTCAAACAGGCGCTCGAAAAAGAGCTCGATATGGCGAGGCTGCTTGAAGAAGGGAACATCGCACCGATCCGCGAATGGCTGACCGAACACATTCACCGGTTTGGCAAAACGAAAAAGCCGCTCGACCTTGTGCGTGATGCCACCGGTGAGCCGCTCAACGCCGAACACTTGATCCGTTATTTAGAAGAAAAATATCAAGCGATTTATCGTCTGTAA